The nucleotide window GCCCGCCATTTACTGGTCGATAGTGGCGTTGCTGTGGTCTGTTTCCCTGTTCGGCGTCAACCTTGCCCTGGTTGTAACAATACCGGTGCTGGTGTTTTACGCGCGCCTGTCGCGGCAGGTATTTATTCGCATGCTGTTGTTTACACTTGTTTGTTGGGCGCTCTGTGCGTTGCTTGAATACGGTTTTGGCGGGCTATGGCAATGGGCGCTGGCGGTGTTTGTGATTGCCTGGGTTGCCCAGTTCATAGGCCACCACATTGAAGGCAAACGTCCTTCATTTCTTACTGACCTGGCTTTTTTATTAATCGGCCCGGCGTGGATATTTTTGGGAAGTCCCGATGCTGAAACTCAAACCTGAATGTGAGCGTTGCCACAAATCGCTACCGCCAGAGTCCACCGAGGCAATGATCTGTTCGTTTGAATGTACCTTCTGCAAAGATTGTGTGCAGGGTGAACTGGCAGGTGCGTGTCCGAACTGTGGCGGCAATTTTCAGTTAAGGCCGATAAGGCCAAGGAAGCTTTTGGAAAAGTACCCTCCTGAGAGACTTTAAATACTAAGTATTTTTTCTGCTAACTTTTTAGTAAATCAATTGTTGGGAAGCTGAGGGACAAGGAGAAAAATGAAAAAAATATTCTGGTCAATCGTTTTATGCCTAATAACATTCTTGAGCTGCCAAGCAGATAAGCTGCAGGTCAATGACGTTGTTCTCTATTACGAAGTTCATGGGAATGGTAAGCCACTGCTGTTGATTCATGGCGGGTCAGGATCGGTGGATAGCGTTAGAGATTTAATTGCGCCATTGGCCGAGAATCACAAGGTCATTGCTATCGATTTAAGAGAACATGGTTACAGTACGCCGTCTGACAAATCACTTTCCTACGCATTGGAAGGCGAAGATATTATCGAGTTGATTAAAAAACTGGATTTAGGGAAGGTTGATTTTGTTGGGCACAGTGATGGTGGGATTGTTGGTTTATACATTGCTATGAAAAACCCCGATATGATAAACCGCCTTGCAGTCGTGGGTACAAATTACCACTTTGATGGTTTGCCAGGCGGCATTCGCGACTATATAGCAGCTCTGACTGAAGAAAACATGAGCGCTGATGCACGGCAAGATTATTTAAAGCACTCGGACAATATGGACGGATTTGCAGAATTTGTGGCTGAACTAAAAAATTTATGGCTCACAGGCCCGGTGTGGACAGAGAAGGATCTTGAAAATATACAAGCAAAAACTCTAGTAGCAGTTGGCGACAAGGATTTTATTACTCTTGAACATACAATCAGCATGTACCGCGCTATTAAAAAATCTGAGCTTGCGGTCATACCCGGGTCAGAACATTCGATTCATAAAATCAATGTGCCATTACTGAACGCTATCCTCGTAGATTTTTTCAGTAAGTAATAACCTACCTTATACAGGGGGGTATCGCATGGCAATGAGGAAAAAACCTGCGACTAAATCCCCCTCGATCTGCTCGCCGCCCGAGGTTCGCAACCCGCAGCTTGTTAATCATCAACTCCGATCAAATCAAACATAAACGCATAAACCAGCGCGGTTTCATGGAGCCGTTTAAAACGTCCGGATGCGCCGCCATGGCCGGCTTCCATGTCGGTTTTAAACAGCAGGCGATTATTGTCGGTTTTTAACTCTCGCAGTTTCGCTACCCATTTCATGGGCTCGAAGTATTGTACCTGTGAGTCATGCAATCCCGTGGTGACCAACAGGTTGGGGTAATCTTGCGCTTTTACTTGGTCGTAGGGGGAGTAGGAGAGCATATAGTCGTAGCTGTCTTTGTTGTTGGGGTTGCCCCATTCGCCGTATTCGTTGGTGGTGAGTGGGATACTTGCATCCAGCATGGTGGTCACTACGTCCACAAAGGGTACCGCTGCGTGCATGCCCTGGTACAGGTCTGGTGCCATATTGGCCACGGCACCCATCAACAGCCCCCCGGCGCTACCGCCTTGGGCAAATACTTTATCGCTGGCGGCATAGCCTCGTTCCACCAGAGCCTTGGTGACATCAATGTAATCGGTGAATGTATTGATCTTTTCAAACATGCGGCCTTGTTCGTACCATTGCTGGCCGAGCATTTTGCCGCCACGAATATGGACAATGGCGTACACAAAACCCCGGTCCAATAGAGACAGGCGTGAGGAGCGAAATTCCGGCTCGATGGTGGCGCCGTAAGAACCGTATGCGTACTGCCACAACGGGTTGCTGCCGTCTTTTTTGAACAAGGACTTTTTGTACACCAGGCTTACCGGCACTTCCACACCGTCTCGGGCGGAGACAAAAAGTCGCTCGGCGCGATAATCCGATGGATCGAAGTCACCCAGCACTTTCTGTTGCTTTTTCAGGTCTTTGGCGCCACTGACTAAATTGATGTCGTACGTGCTATTGGGGGTGGTGAGTGACGTGTATTGCACTCTCACCGTATCGCTGTCCAGCTCCGGGTTGTTGCCGAACTCGGCAACGTACAACGGTTCATCAAAGCGAATAGGAAGACTGTCGCCGTTGTCTAATTGCAGAACGGTCAGCTGGGTTTGCCCCCAGGTCTTCTGACTGAGTACCGCGTGATTTTTAAACAGCTCTACGGATTCCAGATAAACCTCTGGGTTGTGGGGAACCACTTCCTGCCATTGGTTTTTATCACCGCTGTGTTGCTGGTGTACCTTCATCAGGCGGTAATTTTCAGCGTTCCAGTTGGTGTGTATGTAGTACCAATCGCCATTTTTTTGAACGCTGTATTTGAGATTTTTTTCCATGGCGTGGAAGGCCTTGAACTCACCTTTCGGGGTGTTCGCGTCCAATACCAGCATGGCTTCCTCATTGGTGCCATCCTGGTAGATATAGACCGTACTGTCGTCTTTGGATTTGCTGATGCCAATATAGAGTTCGTTGTTGGCCTCCTCGTAAACCAGCACGTCATCGGTTTGCGGCGTACCCAAGGTATGGCGATACACTTGGTAGCCCAGTAAGGTTACAGGGTCTTTTTTAATGTAGAAAACGGTCTTGTTGTCGTTGGCCCATACCACTGAACCGCTGGTGCCGGTCAGCTTGTCATTCAGCAGCGTATCGGTACCCAGGTTTTTAAAACGAATGTCGTAAATGCGGCGGCTGAGTGTGTCGGCAGAATAGGCCAGCATGCGATTGTCACTGCTGACACTGAAAGTACCCAGGTTAAAGAAGCTGTGTTCGGCAGCCAGCTGGTTAACGTCCAGCAGCACTTCGTGCTCGGCATCGACCTGGTCTTTGCGGCGGCTGTAAATCGGGTAATCCTTGTCGCCGTTAAATTCTCGCTGATACCAGTAGCCATTGCTGCGCACGGGCACCGAGCTGTCGTCTTTATCAATGCGGCTTACCAGCTCGTTATACAGTTTGTCCTGCAGTGGTTTGGTGTGCGCCATTACCTGTTCCTGGTAGGCGTTTTCCGCTTCCAGGTGGGCCAGTACTTCCGGATCTTTGCGCTGGTCATCGCGCATCCAGTGGTATTTGTCGATACGAGTGTGGCCGTGAGTGACGAATTCGTAGGGAATCTGTTTGGCAACCGGTGGCGTTAAAGCCTTGCTGTGGCTCATAGGAGTGCTCGTTGTATCGGAGTTATCAGTGCAACCGCCGATCAGTGCCGAGGTAACAATGGCGGCGAACAGTGACGTTTTATGAGTGAGGTTCATAGATCCAATCCTGAGTATTTAATCTATAACGCACAACGCCGCCCGATCCTCAATGAATGCTGCCAGGCCCTAAAACGTTAACCCGCGACTTCTGTGGTGCGGATACGTTTGCTGCCCGCCTTGATGGGCCCTTGTTTCAGAGCGTTGCGTCGTTGGTTACGCTGGTCGATGGCGTTTTTTAAAGCAATTAAAAAACCGGTCACCAGAAAGGCTCCCGGTGGCAATATGGCCACCAAAAAACTGTAGTCCTGGGGCAGCAGGCGAATGGTCCAGCTTTCAGCTGTTGGGCCAAACAACAACTGCATGTCCGCAAACAGAGTACCGCTGCCCAGCAGTTCACGCAGTGCACCAATGGCCAGCAACACCAGGGCGAAGCCAGCGCCCATCATCAAACCATCCAGGGCTGAGGCCCAGACACCATTTTTGCTGGCAAAGGCTTCTGCTCGGCCCAGAATCGCGCAGTTGGTAACGATCAGTGGGATAAAGATGCCCAACACCGTGTACAACTCGAAGGTGTAGGCTTTCATCAGCAGTTCGGTACAGGTGGTAAAGGTGGCAATGACCATCACAAACGCGGGCAAGCGCACGGCGTCGGATACCTGATGGCGAATCAGTGAGACCACCACATTGGAACCCACCAGTACCAGCAGTGTGGCCAGCCCCAACCCCAGCGCATTGACCACCGAACCGGTCACCGCCAGCAGAGGGCACAACCCCAGCAATTGAACCAGTGCCGGGTTGTTTTTCCACAAACCGTTGACCACCAGTTCCCGGTAGCTGCTGCTATCACTCATGGGGTTTCTCCGCTGTTGCTGGGAAGGGCTTTGACGGACTGACTGGCCTTCAGCAGTTGCTCTTTATGTTGTTCAAAATACTGCAGCGCTTTTTTCACCTGATTGATCACCGCTCTCGGGGTAATAGTGGCTCCGGTAAACTGGTCGAATTCACCGCCGTCTTTTTTCACTGCCCAGTTGCCAGCGTCTGGATCGTTCAGGGATTTGCCGTTGAAAGCCAACACCCAATCGCTTTTCTTTAGCTCCACTTTGTCACCCAGCCCGGGGGTTTCCCGGTGCTCGGTAATACGAATGCCTGCCACAGTGCCGTCTACGCGGATGCCGATAATCATATGAATATCACCACTGTAACCGTCTTTAGCCACTGCGGGCATAATCAATGCGTTTACCTGGCCATTGGCTTCGCGACCAATGTGTATATTGCCGCCTCGGTCTAACCCCAGGGTTTCCCGCTGTTGTTTTGGAATTGGCACAACATCCATCAACAAATCGTTGCTGTGTTGCTCCAGTGGCAAAATTTCCAACAGTGCTTTTTGCTCAGCCTGGCGCTGAGCGTCGGCAATTTTATCCGCTGTGGCCAGGTACGTGGTGGCCAATAAAGTGCCTGTTACCAGTGCAACGGCACCCAGAATCAGGCTGTTTTTGCGAATGGAGTCGCGCTCTTGAAACATAATAGCGCTACTCCTGCTGCTCGGTGGCCCGGCGGCGGCGCTCATGGCCATAACTGCGGGGCAGGGTGTAGTAATCGATAAACGGAGCCGCAAAGTTCGCAAGCAGTACCGCAAAGGCCACCGCATCCGGGTAGTTGCCCCAGGCGCGAATCACGTAAACCAACAGGCCAATCAGGGCACCGTAAATCAACCGTCCCAAATTACTGGTGGCGGATGTGACCGGATCAGTAACGATAAAAAACGCGCCCAGCATGGTCGCCCCGCTGAGCAAATGCAGGGCGGGTGAGCCGAGGCTGTGGGAGCTGCCGCCGTCGTGAAACAGCAGGGCCATCAGTAGCAGGGTAACCAGCATGGCCACTGGGCCGTGCCAGGTAAAAATGCGCTGCCACAGCAGGAAAATACCGCCTATCAGGAAGCCGATGTTTACCCACTCCCAGCCCACTCCGGCCCAACGGCCTTGGTCAAACAGGGTGTGACTGGCGTAAAACTGTTCCACCATTTGGCCGCTGTTGTGTTTGAACAAATCCAACGGGGTCGCGCCGCTGACACCATCGACAATTGGGCTTCCGGCAAATACCACCGCCAGGCTTTGTTTGAGCCCCGGCAGGTCAATACCTTCTGCCAACAACGGTGCTGGATTCAGCCAGCGGGTCATTTCTACCGGGAATGAGATCAGCAACACCACATAGCCCACCATAGCGGGGTTAAACGGGTTGAAGCCCAGGCCACCGTACAATTGTTTGGCGATGGCAATAGCAAACAGAGTGCCTACCACCACCAGCCACCAGGGGGCGAGGGGAGGCAGTGCCAACGCTAATAGCACCGCAGTGACCAGCGCACTGTAATCCTTTAAATAAAAGCCAACGGGCTTGTGGCGTAGCTTGAGCAACGCCGCTTCCGTGGCCAGCGCGGTGATACTGGCCAGTATCAGATTGATCCATACACCCCAGCCAAAAAATACCGTGAGTGCCACAACGCCGGGCACCGTGGCCAGCAACACCAGCTGCATCACCCGCGCGGTGCTGCGGCCCGTGTGAGCGTGTGGAGAGCTGGCCTGTTGTTGCGATGCGTGCATCATGGTTGTGTGTTTTCCAGTGCCTTTTTGGCGTCGGCAAGTTTTTGTTTGAGGTTGGCCAAGGAGGTGTTGAGGGCGTCCACTTGTACTGGGTCCGTCAGGGACGTCAGCCGCTGTTCTGCTTTGGCAATGCGATTCTGTAGCCGCTCAACCTGCTGCTGAGGCGTTACTGGCGCTTTGGCCGCGCTGCGCGATACCACTTGCTGGGCAGCAGTGATCGTGGCTGGGTCAGAAACCGGTTGCTGGTCTTCAGATCCCAGCTGAGCGATTTCCTGGCGGGCGTCTTGGAGCTTGCTGCGAAACTTGTTGGCGCTGTTTTCCAGAGCCTGACGCAGGTCGTCGTCATCGCAATTGGCCAGCTTTTCCTCGATGCCTGCCAAGCGCTTTTCCAGAGAGGCGACTTTTTTATCCAGAGTTTCCTTGGGCGAGGCCAGTACTTTGGCCATCACTTTCTGTTCCTGCGATGCCCCCTGAGTTTGTTCAAACTCCGCCAATTTTTGCTGAGCTTCGCTCAGCTTCAGGCGAGCACTTTCTATCTGCGCCTGATACCCGGCAATTTGTTCATCGCTCAGTGGTGTGTCATCGCCAGCTGCCAACTTACTTTCCAGCCGTTGCAGGCGGTTTTCAGCACTGTTGACGCTACGCTCCAATTTGGCCCGCTGTTGTTCCGGGCTGGCTTGTTTGGCGGCGACTTTTTGCAATGCGGCCTGCACCACATCACTGGCAGCGTTTTTCGGGGCAGCACCGCCACCTTGTTCGGCGATGGCTGCCTTGGCTTGTTCTGATGCCAGGCGGCGGGCTTCCCGTTTGGCGGCTTTTTCCGCTTCCGCTTGTTGCTTGCGCAGCTTGTTGAATTCAAACCGCTCCCGGGCGCGATCGGATTTGATTTTGTCTCGCGCTGCCTGGCGCAATTCAGACTTGGCTGCCCGGTAGTGCTGCACCAGAGGAATGTGGCTGGGGCATACGTAGGCACAGGCGCCGCATTCAATGCAGTCGAACAGGTTGTGGGCTTGCAAACGCTGATGGTTGCGGGATTGGGCATACCACAACAATTGTTGGGGCAGCAGGCCAGCGGGGCAAGCTTCAGAGCACATGCCACAGCGGATGCAGGGTTGCGCCGGCTGGGGCGGCGGCATTTCTGTGCTGCTGGGGGCCAACAGGCAGTTGGTGGTTTTTACCACCGGGGCTGTCAGGTCGTGCAAGGCAAAACCCATCATCGGCCCGCCCATGACCACCGGTTGGTTGCCTTCGGATTGATAGCCGCAGTGCGCCAGCACTTGCTCAATCGGCGTGCCGATCAGCACCTCCAGATTTTGCGGTTCACGGCAGGCGTCACCGGTCACGGTGGTAATCCGGGAAATCAGTGGTGTGCCTTCCACTACCGCCCGATACACCGCGTGTGCGGTACCGATGTTTTGGCAGACGATGCCAATGTCAGCAGGCAGGCGGCCGTTGGGCAATTCTTTGCCAGTGAGTATCTGGATCAGCTGTTTTTCACCGCCGGACGGGTATTTGGTGGGAAATTCCACCAGCTGGATCGAGGTGTCGGCCAAGTAGGGCTCAAGGACGTCGTAAGCATCCGCTTTGTTGTCCTCAATGCCAATCAGAATACGCTGTGGCTGGCCGAGGATATGGGCCAGTATCTGGATACCCGTCACAATTTGTTGCGGGTAGCTGAGCATCAATTGGTGGTCGGCGGTGATGTACGGCTCGCATTCCGTGGCGTTGATTATCAAGGTATCGATGGTTTGGCCGTTTTCACTGGCAGACAGCTTGATATCTGTTGGGAAACCCGCGCCGCCCATGCCGGCGATACCTGCCTCGCGAATGGTGGTTAGCAGCTGTTTTGGCGACTGGCTGGCGAAATCCGTTGTACCTTGGCGGTCAACCCATTGCTCCTTACCGTCACTGGCAATGATGATGCAGGGTGTAGTCATGCCCGATGGGTGAGCAACCGGTTGCGGGCTTATGGCTGTCACAGTGCCCGATGTGGGGGCGTGTAGAGTCGCGCTGACCCGGCCAGTGGCGGCGGCGATTTTTTGCCCTTTCAGAACGTTGTCGCCCACGGCTACCCTGGGTGTTGCCGGGGCGCCACTGTGTTGGTTCAGGGGGACGATCAATTGCTGTGGCAGGGGCAGGGCGCCAAGGCCCCTTTGCAGGGACTGTTGTTTGTTCTCCGGGGGATGAATGCCGCCGGGAATCTCATAAATTTTAATGATATCCGCGCTGCTCACCCGGTCACCTCACTGGTGGCCATCTGGCCGCGCTTGTCAGTAGCAATGAGGTTGTTGGGCCGCTGCCAGCTCCAGGTGTCGATGGTTTGTGCCACCGGAATCATGTCGATACAGTCCACCGGGCAGGGTTCCACACACAGGTCGCAGCCGGTGCATTCATCGGCAATAACGGTGTGCATCAGTTTTGCCGCGCCCAAAATTGCGTCTACCGGACAGGCCTGAATGCACTTGGTGCAGCCGATGCACTCGTCTTCGCGGATATAGGCGACAGTGGGTATGTCACTGGCTTCGCCGTGTTCCGCATCCAGGGGTATGGCTTCCACCCCCAGCAGATTGGCCAGGGCGTCGATGGTGTCCTGGCCGCCGGGGGGGCAGTGGTTGATGGCTTCGCCGTTGGCGATGGCTTCGGCGTAGGGGCGACAGCCGGGGTGGCCGCACTGGCCGCACTGGGTTTGTGGCAGCAATTCGTCGATCTGGTCGACAATGGGGTCGCCTTCCACCTTGTAACGTACGGCCGCGAAGCCGAGGATGCCGCCGAACAAAATCGCCAGCCCCACCATCGCATAGAGAGCGGCCAGCAGCGGTTCCTGGGCGACAATGTTGTAGAGTCGATCCACGGTTTACACCAGCCCCCCAAAGCCCATAAACGCCAGTGACATCAGCCCGGCGGTAATCATGGCAATGGCGGCGCCTTTAAAGGGGGCGGGCACATCAGCCACCGCCAACCGTTCGCGCATGGCGGTAAACAGAATCAACACCACCGAAAAACCCACTGCCGCACCAAAGCCATAGAGAGCGGATTGGAAAAAGTTGTGGGCTTTGGTGGTGTTTTGCAAGGCTACCCCAAGGACTGCGCAATTGGTGGTGATTAGCGGCAGAAACACCCCCAGGGTGCGGTACAACAACGGGCTGGTTTTTTCGATAAACAGGCGGGTGAATTGCACCACCGCGGCGATCACCATGATAAAGGCGATGGTACGCAGGTACTCGATACCCAAGGGCTCCAGCAAAACAACATTGACAAGGTAACTGGCGATAGAGGCCAGTGTCAGCACAAAGGTGGTAGCTGCGGACATGCCGATGGCGCTTTCCAGCTTATTGGATACCCCCATAAACGGGCAAAGGCCAAGAAACTGCACCAGCACAAAATTGTTCACCAGAATGGTGCTGATGAGTATGACGGCAAATTCTTGCATGTGTGTCCCAGTGTGAACCCGGTGCTCTGAACAACGGCGTATTATCGGCTATGATGGCGTTTCCCGTCTATTGCCTTAAAACCCTAAAAGTTCCATGGAATTACTATGAGCAAGCTCAACCACTACCTATCGATGATCATGTTTATGGCGGCGGTTATGTTGGGGGTTCAGGTGCCGAATTTTGTGGATCAGTACGTCAAACGAGTAGATGCTCATTTGGTGGAAGTAGAGACCAACTTCAGCAAGTATCAAGAGGCGGCGGATGAGTTTCACGATGGCTCAATCGAAGCGCTAATCGACTTATACGATTCTGAAAATAACCCCTCGTTTCAATGGGGTGCTGAGGCCATTCGCAACAGCCACCAGCGTTTACAACGATTTCGTTTGGAACGCAGCAGCTTACAAGCCGGCTTTTGGCAACAACTGAAATTTGTGGCACTGCATGGCGATCGGGAGCTGATTTCAGATACTCAGCGCAATTACTCCCCCAACGTGCCACTAAACGCCAATGCGGCGATTTGCGGATTGGGTGCCGGGGTGTTGGCGGCTATGTTGTATGAGTTGCTGTTGCTGCTGATTAAATTGCCGTTTCGACGCCGCTACCGGCCCATCCCTCAGACCCGGCAGCGGCACACCCACTAGGGCCTGTTCACACTAATTGAATCATCGCTGCTGGGAGCTATTTTTTTGCCCAGCAAGGCAGAAGGAGTGCTGTGTAGTCATTCTACATAAGCGACTGATAACGCAGCTGGACGGACTTCCTGTTTCTAAACCAGGGGCCCCAGCCCTTCGGGTTGCGGCTAAAAAAGCGTCACTCGGTGTTGCTCGTCGCTCATTTGGAGTGACCAAACCACACGACTCGCGCCTTGATTGACGCTTTTTTAGTCACAACAGTGGCGATTCAATTAGTGTGAACAGGCCCTAAGCTGGCGCTGGTTACTGTTCCGCTACCCAGGCATTCACCTGTTGTTCCAGCATTGGCAGAGGCAGGGGGCCGCTGCTTAGTATCAGGTCGTGGAAGCCGCGAATATCGAATTTATCGCCCAGTTGCGCTTTGGCATTTTCTCGCAGTTCGAGAATTTTGAGCATGCCAATTTTGTAGGCCGTGGCCTGGCCGGGGATCACCATATAGCGCTCAATCTCTTTAACCACTTCTTCCTTTGGGTTGGGGCCGTTGTCCAGGAACCATTGGATCGCTTGCTCGCGGGTCCACTTCTTGCTGTGCATGCCGGTATCCACCACCAGCCGGATGGCGCGCATCAGTTCCAGGGTCAGGCGGCCAAAGTCGGAGTAAGGGTCTTCATAAAAGCCCATTTCCTTTGCCAGTAATTCTGTGTACAGCGCCCAGCCTTCCACATAAGCGGTGTAACGGCCCTGCTTGCGGAATTCGGGAATGCCGTCGAGCTCTTGGGCGATGGCAATTTGCATGTGATGGCCCGGCACGGCTTCATGAAACGCCACAGCATCGATCTGATAGTTGGGCATGGCACGCATGTCGTACAGGTTGGTGTAATAGATGCCAGGGCGGGAGCCATCCAGAGACGGCTGCTGGTAAAAAGCAATACCTGCAGTGGCCTCACGGAAAGGCTCTACGGCTTTCACCACCACATCGGCTTTGGGCAAAATGCCAAACTGTTCGCTCAAGCGTGCTTTCATGGCATTGATGGCATCCACACTGCGCTTCAGGAACTGCGCCCGGCCTTCTTCTGTATCGGGGTAGAAGAACTGGTCATCGGTGCGGAAGAAATCAAAAAATGCTTTCAAATCCCCATCGAACCCCACTTTTTGGCGAATCTGATCCATCTCCCCGTGGATGCGCTTCACTTCCGCGAGCCCAAGTTCGTGGATTTCGTCCGCAGTCATATCCGTTGTGGTGTATAGCTTGAGAAGGTAAGCGTAGTACTCATCTCCCTGGGGTAGTTTCCAAATGCCTGTGCGCTCGTCGGCACTGCGTTGCATGGCCCCCACAAAGGCAATCAGTTTGGAGTAGGCGCGGTAAGTGACATTTTTCAGGG belongs to bacterium SCSIO 12696 and includes:
- a CDS encoding DUF885 domain-containing protein codes for the protein MKLLPAASLLSATLLMVACGDSSTNDPELASQSVNQLLDEQYNTRLQLSPIELTVLGSKDRYHEWDDISGKGEERLHSLHLQHLNELNAIAADNLYPQAKLSLELAKAELQRNIEGYRWRHHDYPLTQMWGIHTTLPDVLINQHSISNEEDAEAYISRLGRTQTLFDQMVQQLRTRQAKGVMPPAFVLEQVVQSSLNVISGAPFDDGSDSPLLADFRTKVNALDIDTARKEELIERASTTLKNVTYRAYSKLIAFVGAMQRSADERTGIWKLPQGDEYYAYLLKLYTTTDMTADEIHELGLAEVKRIHGEMDQIRQKVGFDGDLKAFFDFFRTDDQFFYPDTEEGRAQFLKRSVDAINAMKARLSEQFGILPKADVVVKAVEPFREATAGIAFYQQPSLDGSRPGIYYTNLYDMRAMPNYQIDAVAFHEAVPGHHMQIAIAQELDGIPEFRKQGRYTAYVEGWALYTELLAKEMGFYEDPYSDFGRLTLELMRAIRLVVDTGMHSKKWTREQAIQWFLDNGPNPKEEVVKEIERYMVIPGQATAYKIGMLKILELRENAKAQLGDKFDIRGFHDLILSSGPLPLPMLEQQVNAWVAEQ